The Quercus robur chromosome 7, dhQueRobu3.1, whole genome shotgun sequence genome has a segment encoding these proteins:
- the LOC126691947 gene encoding uncharacterized protein LOC126691947 isoform X1, whose translation MDLLQIYKDRNDDEIDKLEDQFQDPNSTASSPEASPPRLLPAKFAAPKVDETMLAPMVAQAYQAQLRPIDPLQHVVAFNPTYEQLWAPIVGPAHPYTKDGIAQGMRNHKLGFVEDASIEPFIFDEQYYTFHKYGYGYAPDPSASAGNNYVGDLDALQKNDAISVYNIPQHEQKKRKIEKKETEKEEGNGHEENLNTVELQNPASDTWLMKNRKSPWAGKKEGLQIELTEEQKKYAEEYAKKKGEERERGGEKGEILPDKSTFHGKEERDYQGRSWIAPPKDAKANNNHCYVPKRLVHTWSGHMKGVSAIRFFPKQGHLILSAGMDTKVKIWDVFNSGKCMRTYMGHSKAVRDIWFCNDGTKFLTAGYDKNIKYWDTETGQVISTFSTGKIPYVVRLNPDDDKQNILLAGMSDKKIVQWDMNTGQVTQEYDQHLGAVNTITFVDNNRRFVTSSDDKSLRVWEFGIPVVIKYISEPDMHSMPSISLHPSTNYLAAQSLDNRILTYSTRDRFQLNKEKRFSGHIVAGYACQVNFSPDGRFIMSGDGEGKCWFWDWETRNVSRKLECHEGVCIGCEWHPLEQSKVATCGWDGLIKYWD comes from the exons ATGGAtctcctccaaatctacaaagaCCGAAATGATGATGAAATAGACAAACTAGAGGACCAATTCCAAGACCCTAATTCCACTGCATCATCCCCTGAGGCCTCCCCACCACGCCTTCTTCCCGCCAAGTTTGCAGCTCCAAAGGTCGATGAAACCATGTTGGCCCCCATGGTGGCTCAAGCCTACCAAGCACAGTTGAGGCCAATAGACCCACTCCAGCATGTTGTTGCCTTTAACCCCACCTATGAACAGCTCTGGGCCCCCATTGTTGGCCCAGCCCACCCATACACCAAGGACGGCATTGCCCAGGGCATGCGCAACCACAAGCTCGGCTTTGTCGAGGATGCCTCCATTGAACCTTTCATCTTCGATGAGCAGTACTATACTTTCCACAAGTATGGCTATGGCTATGCCCCTGACCCCTCTGCCTCCGCTGGCAACAATTATGTCGGTGATCTTGATGCCTTGCAAAAGAATGATGCCATCTCTGTCTACAACATCCCACAGCACGAgcagaagaagaggaagatcgAAAAGAAGGAAACAGAGAAGGAGGAAGGTAATGGCCACGAAGAAAACCTCAATACGGTTGAGCTTCAGAATCCAGCCAGTGACACTTGGTTGATGAAGAATAGGAAGAGTCCGTGGGCAGGCAAGAAGGAAGGGTTACAAATAGAATTGACGGAAGAGCAGAAGAAGTATGCAGAGGAGTATGCTAAGAAGAAGggtgaggagagagagagaggtggtgAAAAGGGAGAGATTCTTCCAGATAAGAGTACATTCCATGgtaaagaagagagagattATCAAGGTCGGTCTTGGATTGCGCCTCCCAAGGATGCCAAGGCCAACAACAATCATTGTTATGTACCAAAGAGATTGGTGCACACTTGGAGTGGCCACATGAAGGGCGTGTCTGCAATAAGGTTCTTCCCGAAACAGGGGCATTTGATATTGTCAGCAGGGATGGATACAAAGGTGAAAATTTGGGATGTGTTCAATTCGGGCAAGTGTATGAGGACTTACATGGGTCACTCCAAGGCAGTCAGGGATATTTGGTTTTGCAATGACGGGACAAAGTTTTTGACTGCTGGGTATGATAAGAATATCAAGTACTGGGACACAGAGACAGGGCAAGTGATATCAACTTTTAGCACCGGGAAGATTCCATATGTGGTTAGGCTTAATCCGGACGATGATAAGCAGAACATTTTGTTGGCGGGGATGAGTGATAAGAAGATTGTTCAGTGGGATATGAATACTGGACAGGTTACGCAAGAGTATGATCAACATTTGGGGGCCGTGAATACCATTACGTTTGTTGATAATAACAGGAGGTTTGTGACTTCGAGCGATGACAAGTCGCTTCGAGTATGGGAATTTGGGATTCCTGTGGTTATAAAGTATATTAGTGAGCCTGATATGCATTCTATGCCATCCATTTCACTTCATCCCAGTACAAATTATCTTGCCGCACAGAGTTTGGACAATCGGATTCTTACGTATAGCACGAGGGACAGGTTTCAGCTCAATAAGGAGAAGAGATTTTCCGGGCACATTGTGGCAGGGTATGCTTGCCAAGTCAATTTCTCGCCAGATGGCCGGTTTATTATGTCAGGAGATGGTGAGGGTAAATGCTGGTTTTGGGATTGGGAGACACGCAATGTTTCCAGAAAACTCGAGTGTCATGAGGGAGTGTGCATTGGGTGTGAGTGGCACCCATTGGAACAAAGCAAGGTAGCAACTTGTGGCTGGGATGGATTGATTAAGTACTG GGACTAG
- the LOC126691947 gene encoding uncharacterized protein LOC126691947 isoform X2 codes for MDLLQIYKDRNDDEIDKLEDQFQDPNSTASSPEASPPRLLPAKFAAPKVDETMLAPMVAQAYQAQLRPIDPLQHVVAFNPTYEQLWAPIVGPAHPYTKDGIAQGMRNHKLGFVEDASIEPFIFDEQYYTFHKYGYGYAPDPSASAGNNYVGDLDALQKNDAISVYNIPQHEQKKRKIEKKETEKEEGNGHEENLNTVELQNPASDTWLMKNRKSPWAGKKEGLQIELTEEQKKYAEEYAKKKGEERERGGEKGEILPDKSTFHGKEERDYQGRSWIAPPKDAKANNNHCYVPKRLVHTWSGHMKGVSAIRFFPKQGHLILSAGMDTKVKIWDVFNSGKCMRTYMGHSKAVRDIWFCNDGTKFLTAGYDKNIKYWDTETGQVISTFSTGKIPYVVRLNPDDDKQNILLAGMSDKKIVQWDMNTGQVTQEYDQHLGAVNTITFVDNNRRFVTSSDDKSLRVWEFGIPVVIKYISEPDMHSMPSISLHPSTNYLAAQSLDNRILTYSTRDRFQLNKEKRFSGHIVAGYACQVNFSPDGRFIMSGDGEGKCWFWDWETRNVSRKLECHEGVCIGCEWHPLEQSKVATCGWDGLIKYW; via the coding sequence ATGGAtctcctccaaatctacaaagaCCGAAATGATGATGAAATAGACAAACTAGAGGACCAATTCCAAGACCCTAATTCCACTGCATCATCCCCTGAGGCCTCCCCACCACGCCTTCTTCCCGCCAAGTTTGCAGCTCCAAAGGTCGATGAAACCATGTTGGCCCCCATGGTGGCTCAAGCCTACCAAGCACAGTTGAGGCCAATAGACCCACTCCAGCATGTTGTTGCCTTTAACCCCACCTATGAACAGCTCTGGGCCCCCATTGTTGGCCCAGCCCACCCATACACCAAGGACGGCATTGCCCAGGGCATGCGCAACCACAAGCTCGGCTTTGTCGAGGATGCCTCCATTGAACCTTTCATCTTCGATGAGCAGTACTATACTTTCCACAAGTATGGCTATGGCTATGCCCCTGACCCCTCTGCCTCCGCTGGCAACAATTATGTCGGTGATCTTGATGCCTTGCAAAAGAATGATGCCATCTCTGTCTACAACATCCCACAGCACGAgcagaagaagaggaagatcgAAAAGAAGGAAACAGAGAAGGAGGAAGGTAATGGCCACGAAGAAAACCTCAATACGGTTGAGCTTCAGAATCCAGCCAGTGACACTTGGTTGATGAAGAATAGGAAGAGTCCGTGGGCAGGCAAGAAGGAAGGGTTACAAATAGAATTGACGGAAGAGCAGAAGAAGTATGCAGAGGAGTATGCTAAGAAGAAGggtgaggagagagagagaggtggtgAAAAGGGAGAGATTCTTCCAGATAAGAGTACATTCCATGgtaaagaagagagagattATCAAGGTCGGTCTTGGATTGCGCCTCCCAAGGATGCCAAGGCCAACAACAATCATTGTTATGTACCAAAGAGATTGGTGCACACTTGGAGTGGCCACATGAAGGGCGTGTCTGCAATAAGGTTCTTCCCGAAACAGGGGCATTTGATATTGTCAGCAGGGATGGATACAAAGGTGAAAATTTGGGATGTGTTCAATTCGGGCAAGTGTATGAGGACTTACATGGGTCACTCCAAGGCAGTCAGGGATATTTGGTTTTGCAATGACGGGACAAAGTTTTTGACTGCTGGGTATGATAAGAATATCAAGTACTGGGACACAGAGACAGGGCAAGTGATATCAACTTTTAGCACCGGGAAGATTCCATATGTGGTTAGGCTTAATCCGGACGATGATAAGCAGAACATTTTGTTGGCGGGGATGAGTGATAAGAAGATTGTTCAGTGGGATATGAATACTGGACAGGTTACGCAAGAGTATGATCAACATTTGGGGGCCGTGAATACCATTACGTTTGTTGATAATAACAGGAGGTTTGTGACTTCGAGCGATGACAAGTCGCTTCGAGTATGGGAATTTGGGATTCCTGTGGTTATAAAGTATATTAGTGAGCCTGATATGCATTCTATGCCATCCATTTCACTTCATCCCAGTACAAATTATCTTGCCGCACAGAGTTTGGACAATCGGATTCTTACGTATAGCACGAGGGACAGGTTTCAGCTCAATAAGGAGAAGAGATTTTCCGGGCACATTGTGGCAGGGTATGCTTGCCAAGTCAATTTCTCGCCAGATGGCCGGTTTATTATGTCAGGAGATGGTGAGGGTAAATGCTGGTTTTGGGATTGGGAGACACGCAATGTTTCCAGAAAACTCGAGTGTCATGAGGGAGTGTGCATTGGGTGTGAGTGGCACCCATTGGAACAAAGCAAGGTAGCAACTTGTGGCTGGGATGGATTGATTAAGTACTGGTAA